Part of the Calditrichota bacterium genome, GCCCGCATATTTTGATTTGCCGTAAATACTCTGCGGGTTGGCGGCATCCCACTCGTCATAGGGACCGTTTTTCGTGCCGTCAAAAATGTAGTCTGTCGAAATATAGAGCAGCGGCACGCCGAGCGATTCGGCAGCCAACGCGACATTTTGCGTGCCGATGGCGTTGACGCGCATCGCGGTGTCAATTTCAGTTTCGCACTGGTCGACTTTGGTGAAGGCCGCACAGTGGAAGATGAACTCTGGATCCGCTTCGCCGATTGCGTGCAGCACGCGCTCGCGGTTGGTGATGTCCATGTCCGGCAAATCAAAACCGACGACCTCGTCGCCTTGGTCTTCGCAGGCGAGCGAAAGTTCGCTGCCCAACATGCCGAGATAACCTGTGATGAGAACTTTGCGCATTTTAGTTCCGGCCGGGTTGCGCTATGCTTAACCCGGTTCGGCGATTAAATTGTTTTGCTTCTGCCAGTCGCACGCGCTCGGCGAAGTTAAGTTACGTTGCTTCCGCGAAACGCGGTGTGAATCGATCAATCACCAACAACACCGCTGTTGGAATCAGCGGACCGAAATAGTTTGCGCCCTCCCACGCCGAAAGCGAATAGTCGCGCGCCTTCAAATCTCCCAGCGCGGACCAGAACATCGTGACCACCAGCGACAAAAGCGCGCATTTGATCCACGCATGCTCATCGAGTTTTGTTTTCAGCGCGAGATAGATCAAAACTATCGCCGAGCTGACGGTTGCCGTGATTTCAAGCGTTGGGCCAAGCAGACCCTTTGCCCAATAGAATCGCGTCAAGGGAAAATAGCGCTCGGGATTCCAGAGATAGAACGGCAACTGAATCAAAATGAACAGGCCGATGGCCGCGATGCCGTAGGCAAATCCGGTCTTAATCTTTTTACGCAGCAGAAATCCCGCGACGAGCGCGAGCAGATAGCCGAAGACGATGCGCGAGGTGGTGACGCTGGCTGAAAAGAGTGCGCTAAAGAATTTTGCAATTGCGCCGCCGCCGGTCCACGCGCGATAGCTCCACAAGATTAGCAGAAGAAACGCGCAGCCCATTGCGAGCATGTCCGAACCTGTGACGGAGAGTTCCCAGACGAGCGGAGAACTGAAACACAGAATCAAAAAGAGCGTGGCGAGTTCAAGCGAACGAATACGCGAGATAACGAATGCCGTCAGCGCAACCCAGAACGGAGTGAACAGCGCGAAGAATTTGGTCAATGTGAACGGCAGCGCAATCGCGACCCACGCAGGGCCTGCGCTGACCCATTCATTCAAAAACGTTTCGCCTTCGTAGGGATTGACTCCTGCGATCAATCGCTCGCCGCCGACGATCAGCGCGTCATCCTGCGGACTCCCCCGCCCTTCTAATTTTAGAGCATCAGCGCGGGGATAGATGGTCGCATTCAGCGCAATATGCAACACGATCAGCCCGATGAACACTGCGCGTGAACGAAACAGGCGCGCGTATTTTTCAGAATTCAGAATCTGAATGTAGGCAAAAAACGCGACAATGAAATAGATCGGAATGAAAATGTGCAGCGACTCGGGCAGATACTTGACCAGCGCGCGCAGCGAAGGAATTTGCAGCGCGTACAATAATAACCAAGGGCGCCAATCGAGAAGTGCTTGTCTCATTCAAGTTCCGGCCGGGTTGCGCTTCGCTTAACCCAGCTCGGCGAAAACACTCAGAAGTACTCGTTTCATTTCGGATTCCGGCGGGGAACCGCGCTGACGCGCTTAATTCCCGCTCGGCGAATCACATTCGTTCGGCAATCTGCGGGCGGATTGCCATCCGCCCCTACAGTTATTCGAGAGAATAACTTGCCTTCACTACCGCAGTGATGTCTTTTTCTTTAGACGACGTGTCGTAGTAGCCGTAGTCGGAGACATCGGTCGAGTTGCGCGGAGTGACTTGGAAGACGCCCATGCGCGCGTCGCGGAGTTCGCCGAGCTTCGCGCCGGAGGATTCGGCCATGACTTTGGCGCGTTCGGTCGCGTCCTTCATCGCTTCGCCGAGCATTTCGATGCGCATGTCTGCGAGTTTGGTGTAAAGATATTGCGCGCCCCAACCGGAGAACGGCACGCCTTCGCTGATGAGTTCGTCGGATTTCTTGATCAGATTTTCAATCGCATCGACACGCGGCGAACGGATTTCGAAATTTTGCGTGACGCGATAGCCGAGCACGCGGCCCGTTTGATATCCGTTTTGATTGTACTCGATGATCTGATCGCTCGACACAGGCTTCATAGTGATTTCCGAGTCGGGCACACCATTGTCCTTGAAGAAACGCGCGAGCCGCTCCGTATGTTTCTGCACGGCGCGGTAGGCTTCCTGCTGCGTGCTCTCTTGCGCATTCAGATTGCCGGACCAGATAATCAAGTCCGACACGATGGGCCGCTTGGCCGAACCGGTGACGGCAATCGTGTCGCCGACCTTGCGCATCTCGATCAGTTGATGCCCAAGAATCCAAGCCGCCGCAACAATCGCGATAGCGACGAAGAACAGACCGCCGGAGTTATCTTTTGTGGGAGTGGACATTCCAATATCTCTCAGTTCTATATCTGTCATCCTGAACGTAGTGAAGGATCCCTCTGAAAATCTTCAGGTGCGAACCAGTCCGCCGCGAGATCTTTCCACTCCGGGTTTACAGATTCAATAAGTTCTATTTTTCTCTTTCGAAGCCAGCCCTTGAGTTGTTTCTCGCGACCAATAGCCCAATGCACACTGTCTGTCGACTCAAAATACACAAGTTTCGTCAAATTGTAGCGTTTCGTGAAACCTTCGATGAGTTTCTGCTTGTGCTCGAAGACTCGTTTCTCGAGTTTGCTTGTCATGCCTATATACAGAACGCAGGAAGGCCCTGACATGATGTAAACGTAGTAATGATGCTCCTTCAAGCTCGTGTTGCCACAGTTTTGCGGAGAGATCCTTCACTACGTTCAGGATGACAGATGCGGAAACATTCCCCCCTAAAACCAATTCTCCTTCAACTCAGGCTTAACCTGTTCCGCCACCAACCGCGAAGCGCGATACAGCGACGGAAACGTCCCGGCATCCGTCCACCAGCCTTCAATCGTGGAAGACGTCAGCGAGCCTTCGCGGAGGTAGGCGTTGTTGACGTCGGTGATTTCCAGTTCGCCGCGGGCGGAGGGTTTCAGGGTGCGGATGATTTCGTAGACGTGCGCGTCGTACATGTAGACGCCGATGACCGCGAGATTGGATTTGGGCGCGCGCGGTTTTTCTTCGATGGACAGGACCTTGCCGCTTCCGTCGACTTCGGCGACGCCGAATCTGTGCGGGTCGTGGACTTCTTTCAGCAAAATTTTCGCGCCCTTCTTCTGGGCTTTGAACTCATCGACGTGCGGCTTGATGGTGTTTTCCAAAATGTTGTCACCGAGAATCACGCAGATCGAATCGTCGCCGGTGAATTCGCGGGCCAAACGGAGCGCGTCGGCGATGCCGCCTTCACCCTCTTGATAGGCATAGTTGATGAAATTCAGGCCGAACGCCTTGCCGTTGCCGAGTAGATTCAAAAAGTCGCCGGCATAGTGACCGCCGGTGACGACGACGATTTCGTCAATGCCTGCATCGACGAGCGTCTGAATCGGAAAGTAGATCATCGGCCGGTCGTAGACGGGCAGCAGATGTTTGTTTGTGATCTTGGTCAGGGGCAGCATGCGCGTGCCGAGACCACCTGCGAGAATTACGCCTTTCATAAGCGGATCAAAGGGGGGTTATGTGAAGAAAAATTACAAATCGAAAAATGGGAAATATCAAATGTCGTCATCCTGAACGTAGTGAAGGACCTCTCTGGAGAGTTCAGAGTGATCCATCAGCCGCAGCGGCTTCAGGATGACAAGCGCTCTGGACCTTACACTCCGGCACTTACCTCTTACCTTCTCACCGCCATTGCGGGTGTGGACACCCACAACGGCGATCAAAGGCATATTGCTCCGCCGTTGTCGGTCTCCAGACCGGCAATGGCAGAAATCGTCAAGTTCTAGCCTTCATTTCTTGCCCACGAACAATCACGAAAGCGATCAGCGACACCAAGAAGAACACCAGCAGCGCCCACGCGATGCCTTGGATCGTGCCGACGATGGAACGGTAAATCTCGAGTGTCCATGTTTCGTTGTTTAGGATCGGAGGCTGCCATGTTTGGTCTTCGTGGGTCTTCTCGACTCCGGGTTTGTCGACCCAGCGGCCTTGCGAGCCATCCGTGTACTGCTCGAGTTTATAAAGGTTTACTCCCGAGCTGACACCGACGACGATCACTGCGAACATAATGTAGCGCTGCCACGCGGACGAAATTTCGTCACGCAGAACGCGGGTGAGGATACCGCCGATAGATTTGCGAAAGATGAGCGCCACGATTGTGCTGGTCACGAGGGACGTTAGAAGTGTGGCGAAGAGAAGGGAGAAAAACATGGCGGCGAGAAAATATGAAATATGAAGTATGAAATATGAAAGCCGAAAACTGCTTCCAAAACTCCAAGCTATCGCGTCAGCACATTGGGTCCAGCGGCACGCTCGTGGTTAAAAGTGTAGGTCGCCGCCGACCAGCGCGCCGGGTTCGACATGCGGGCCATTCAAAATTTGGCGGCGCATCGAATCCTCAATGTCATCCAGATAGAAATTCCACTCGCGGTGGTCTTCCGGTTTTAGGCCTTGCTCGACAATACGGACCCGCTTGACGAGGTCCAAATCTTCCTTAGGAACTTTGTGCCGCGGCAAAAGGATTCCCAGTACGTGCATGGTTTTGCTTCCGGACTCTTGTATAATCAGACACTTCCGGTCCGACACTTGACCGTAGCCCCAACCGTCCGCCGAGAACGAGCGAATCGACGCCTCGGGTCTTGTTAGATAGATATTCAAACGGCAGGTATTCTCGGAAATTTTGCCGAGCACGGGGCCTCCAGACACGTTAGCAATTCAATCGGCGTACTCCACCGATGATGGAGCAAAGCAAGTGAAAAAGTTACGGATTCCTCGCTGGAGAGTCAAGCTAACTTCCTCTCTTTTCTTAGCTTGAGGTCTGTTTCGCTTGCATTTCGACAGTGGGAAAGGTACCTTGTCGGAATGGCAAAAACACGATTTGTATTGATTGGTCCGGGCGCAGTCGGAAAAGTGCTGGCTCGTCGGTTGGCAGCTTCGGGATGGCAATGCGCAGGAGTGTGCGGACGCGGGTCGGCGGCGGGACGACGGTTGGCCAAGGAGTTGGGAGCTCCCTACTGGAACTCGGTAGAGAAAATCGAGCTAAAGAGCGGCTTCATTCTGCTTCCGGTCGGCACGCATATGATTGCGCCCATCGCCAACGAGCTTTCGAAACTCCCCCTCAACTGGCCGAAGATTTCGGTGCTGCATCACAGTGGGGTACTGGACACAAAGCCGCTCGCGCCGCTTCAAAAGGTCGGCGCAACAGTGGGAGCGTGCCATCCGTTCATGACCTTTCCGAGGTTCGGCGGAAAGGTCAAGGCAGGCTCGAAAGAAGATCGCAACGACCCCAAGTATCCGCCGTTCTTCGGAATTGACGGGGACGAAAGGGGATTGGCAGCCTGTCAGAAGGTTGTCAAAGCCTGTAAAAGCAATAGTTTTGTCGTCAAAGGCGGGGATAGAGTGGCCTATCATGCGGCGGCGGTGATGGCCTGTACTTTGTTGGGTGCGAACATCGCCATGTCAGTTGATATTCTTAGGAAAGTAGGAATTTCCGAAAAGTCGGCTCGTGATGCGGTCATGTCGATCGCGCAGGAGACTTTGGCTAATTTCTCAGAATTTGGCATCGAGAAGTCGTGGACTGGCCCACCCGTTCGCGGCGACCGCAAGACGGTTGCGGCGCATACCAAAGCGATTCGCAAGGTCAGCCCCGAGACGGCCAAAGTCTACAAATCGCTGTCTGAATGGGTGATGCGCCACGCAGCCAAGCGCACATGAAAAAAGCTCATTGGGTATTTCGTATTTTTACGAATCCTGTCTCGCGGATTGTCTTCGGGATGGTGTTCGTGGCCCTGCCAATTCAGGGGGTGCAGGAACTGAGTGGGGTCTTGCGCGAGTCCAACGGATGGACGGACTCGGAAGGGCTGAAGCTCGCGACCAACATTCTGGCGATTTTCTGCGGATTTCTTTCCTACATTTTATATGCGCGGCTGTTCGAGCGGCGTTGGCCCTCGGAAATCTCGCTCAAAGGGTTCGTCCCCGAGTTCGGCAAAGGGTTGGGGTTCGGGGCGCTCTTGTTTTCGACGACGATGCTGATTTTGTGGGTCGGCGGCTTTTGGACGCTCGAGGGAACGAACTCGATTTGGGCGACGGCCACGGCGCTTGGAATTTCGCTGGCCGGGTTCTTTGAAGAGCTTCTGGTGCGCGGCGTGCTCTACCGGATATTGGAGGAGTCGCTCGGGACGTGGATCGCGCTGGTTTTGTCGGCGGCCTTTTTCGGATTCGTGCACATGGCCAACCCCAACGCGACGCTCGGCGCAGGCATCGCACTGGCCCTCGAAGCGGGACTGCTGCTCGCGGCGGCCTATTCGCTGACCGGAAGATTGTGGTTCGCCACGGGTCTGCACGTCGCGTGGAATTACACACAGGGTGGAATTTTCGGCCTGCCGATTTCGGGCAACGAAATGACCGGCGTCCTGCGCGGCACGGTCAGCGGCCCCAACTGGATTTCGGGCGGCGAGTTTGGAGTGGAAGCGTCGTGGATTGCGGTGGCGGTGTGCTTGATTGCGACAGCAGTGATTTTGAGGTTGGTTGTGCAGCGGGGGTTGGTGAAAGCGCCGTTTTGGAAATTAAATGTAGGGGTGGATGGCAATCCACCCGCGCTTGTTGATCAATTGTAGCGCCCAACTTGCTAGGCACTAGACATAATCAGATTCCGGCAGGGAACCGCTACGCTAAATCCCTGCTCGGCGAAGGAAGAGAGATCCTTCACTGCTCGGCGTAAGCAGAGAGATCCTTCACTACGTTCAGGATAACGACGCGCTGGAAATCGAGGGACACTTTCACAAGATCCCTACGGGATGACAATGCGCTTGGAATGCGTGAATCAGCTTAGGGAATTTTGCCCAGCAAGCTGGGCGCTACACATAATCAGATTCCGGCAGGGAACCGCTACGCTAAATCCCTGCTCGGCGAAGGAAGAGAGATACTTCACTGCTTGGCGTAAGCGGAGAGATCCTTCACTACGTTCAGGATGACGACGCGCTTGAAATGCGTGATTGAACTCGGAGGATTCTGCCCGGCAAGCTGGGCGCTAAACACAATCAGATTCCGGCAGGGAACCGCTACGCTAAATCCCTGCTCGGCGAAGGAAGAGAGATACTTCCCTGCTCGGCGTAAGCAGAGAGATCCTTCACTACGTTCAGGATGACGACGCGCTTGAAATGCGTGATTGAACTCGGGGGATTTTGCCCAGCAAGCTGGGCGCTAAACACAATCAGATTCCGGCAGGGAACCGCTATGCTAAATCCCTGCTCGGCGTAAGCAGAGAGATCCTTCACTACGTTCAGGATGACGACGCGCTTGAAATGCGTGATTGAACTCGGGGGATTTTGCCCAGCAAGCTGGGCGCTACGTCGGGTTGCGTTTTCAATTTTCGATTTTCTATTTTCAATTTTAGATAGGCTCTCATGGCCGAAATCACAAAGAAAATTCTCTGGGCTGACGACGAGATTGACTTGCTGGAAGCGCATGTCTTGTTTCTCGGATCGCACGGTTACCAGGTGACGCCCGTTACGAACGGCGACGACGCGCTCTCGAAAGTCGACAGCGACACGTTTGACTGCGTGCTGCTCGACGAACACATGCCCGGTCTCGACGGACTGGAAACGGCAGAGCGCATAAAAGACAAACGGCCCGATCTTCCGGTGATCATGATCACGAAATCGGAAGAAGAGACCTTGATGGACGACGCGCTTGGCGCGAAGATCGCGGACTATTTGACGAAGCCCGTCAATCCGACGCAGATTCTCGTTGCGCTGAAGAAAGTCATCGACAAATCTGCGATTGAGCAGCGCATCGCGACGCGCGATTACTTGCAGGAGTTCCGCGAGATCACGATGAAGCTGATGGAGAATCCGGGCTGGCAGGAGTGGGCCGATATTCACGCGCGGCTGTCGTGGTGGGATATCGAAATGGACCGCCTGCCCGACGAAGGACTCAAGCAGTCGCTCGAAGGTCAACGCAGCGAATGCAATGTCGAGTTCGGCAAGTTCATCGAAAAAAACTACGAAGATTGGCTCTGGAATCAGAAAGAGCGTCCGCCGCTGTCGGTCGACGTGGTGGAGAAATTCGTCGCGCCGCGATTGCGCGCGGGCGAAAAGGTGCTATATCTGGTGATGGACTGCATGCGCTACGACCAATGGATGGCGATTGAGCCGCTGCTCTACGACAACTTCAGAGTGTCGCGCGATTTTCACTACTCGATTCTGCCGACCGCGACGCCCTACAGCCGCAACGCGCTGTTCGCCGGAATGTTTCCGTCTGAGATCGACAAAGAGATTCCGGGACTGTGGCAATCGGCGGATGAAGATGAAGGCAGTTCCAACAGATTCGAGCGGCAACTGCTCGACATGCAGCTTGAGCGATTGAAGATCACTGTTGAACCCGAGCCGCGCTATGTGAAAGTGCTCGATCCGGAAGAAGCCGCGAATACGGCCAAGAAAGTCTCGCAATTCTTCGACCGCAAGCTCGTGTCGATGGTGTTTAACTTCGTGGACATGTTGGGCCACGGCAGAAGCCACTCGGACATTCTGCGCGAGATGCTGCCGCACGAAGCGGGATACAGATCGGTGATCAAGGCGTGGTTCGAGCATTCGAGCCTCAGACAAATTCTGCAATCGTTCGCCAAGCAAGGTTGGACGGTGATTGTGACGAGCGATCACGGCTCGATTCGCGGACAGAAGGGGGCTAAAGTAATTTCCGACCGTGAAGCGTCTACCTCATTGAGGTATAAGTACGGCCGCAATTTGCGCGTGGACAAACGTCAGGCGATTGTCGTGCCGCAGCCGGAGAACTTCAAGCTGCCGAAACGCGGCATGAACACGGGCTACATCGTGGCCAAGGAAAACTACTACTTCGTGTATCCGACCAACTACAACAAGTACCTCTCGCTCTACAAGGACAGCTTCCAGCACGGCGGCGTTTCGCTCGAAGAAATGATTTTGCCTGTCGCGGTTCTGGAAGGCAAAGGAAATTAACTAACCCGCACCGCATTTGCTGATATTCATCACCATCGTCGTTTCGATTCTCGGGCTGCTGCATTGGTTTCTCTATTCGCGGCTCGTATCTGCGCTTGAAATAACGTCTCCCTCAGTGTTATGGTCTCTAAGAATCTTAGGGGCCTTTCTTGCAGTCTCCTATATAATAGGCAGAATCCTCGAACAGAGATTCCCGGGATTCATCGCGCATGCTGTCGACTGGATCGCTTCGGTTTGGGTCGGCATGATGTGGCAATTCCTGTGGATCACGTTTTTATTTTTTGTCGTCAAGGTTGTTTTGGTTATCGGCGGGCAATGGGGGAATTTCTCGCTTGAAACGCAGCAACTGATCGGCCGCTACAATTTTTACTTTGTGACGACGTTGGTGGTGCTGATTTGCGGCTTTGGAATTTACAAGGCGACAGGTCCGGCGCGGTTGGTGGAAGTTCACGTGCCCGTTAAGAACTACCGGCCCGAATACAAGGACTTTTCGATTGCGATGATGGCGGATTTTCACGCCAGCAACACGAACGGCGAACAGCGCATCGCGATGTGGTGTGAGCAGATCACGGGATTGAAACCCGACGTCGTGCTTGTGCCGGGCGATG contains:
- a CDS encoding metallophosphoesterase, translated to MLIFITIVVSILGLLHWFLYSRLVSALEITSPSVLWSLRILGAFLAVSYIIGRILEQRFPGFIAHAVDWIASVWVGMMWQFLWITFLFFVVKVVLVIGGQWGNFSLETQQLIGRYNFYFVTTLVVLICGFGIYKATGPARLVEVHVPVKNYRPEYKDFSIAMMADFHASNTNGEQRIAMWCEQITGLKPDVVLVPGDVIDTPARQIQNVADGFRKLSAPNGVYSTTGNHEYYVGMPSAVELMRRGGMNVLMNENVSLPNGILISGIEDRTARSMGKQLPAFEQLIPENDSSDVRILLMHTPATGDVQKAIASGFNLVVSGHTHGGQMFPFTIFTKMAFPYHHGLYKVGDGYQLTTCGIGYWGPPMRVGKPPEIMLIKLVPDTEPAVCEWK
- a CDS encoding NTP transferase domain-containing protein, giving the protein MKGVILAGGLGTRMLPLTKITNKHLLPVYDRPMIYFPIQTLVDAGIDEIVVVTGGHYAGDFLNLLGNGKAFGLNFINYAYQEGEGGIADALRLAREFTGDDSICVILGDNILENTIKPHVDEFKAQKKGAKILLKEVHDPHRFGVAEVDGSGKVLSIEEKPRAPKSNLAVIGVYMYDAHVYEIIRTLKPSARGELEITDVNNAYLREGSLTSSTIEGWWTDAGTFPSLYRASRLVAEQVKPELKENWF
- a CDS encoding GIY-YIG nuclease family protein, which gives rise to MSGPSCVLYIGMTSKLEKRVFEHKQKLIEGFTKRYNLTKLVYFESTDSVHWAIGREKQLKGWLRKRKIELIESVNPEWKDLAADWFAPEDFQRDPSLRSG
- a CDS encoding SIMPL domain-containing protein; this encodes MSTPTKDNSGGLFFVAIAIVAAAWILGHQLIEMRKVGDTIAVTGSAKRPIVSDLIIWSGNLNAQESTQQEAYRAVQKHTERLARFFKDNGVPDSEITMKPVSSDQIIEYNQNGYQTGRVLGYRVTQNFEIRSPRVDAIENLIKKSDELISEGVPFSGWGAQYLYTKLADMRIEMLGEAMKDATERAKVMAESSGAKLGELRDARMGVFQVTPRNSTDVSDYGYYDTSSKEKDITAVVKASYSLE
- a CDS encoding DUF2520 domain-containing protein, giving the protein MAKTRFVLIGPGAVGKVLARRLAASGWQCAGVCGRGSAAGRRLAKELGAPYWNSVEKIELKSGFILLPVGTHMIAPIANELSKLPLNWPKISVLHHSGVLDTKPLAPLQKVGATVGACHPFMTFPRFGGKVKAGSKEDRNDPKYPPFFGIDGDERGLAACQKVVKACKSNSFVVKGGDRVAYHAAAVMACTLLGANIAMSVDILRKVGISEKSARDAVMSIAQETLANFSEFGIEKSWTGPPVRGDRKTVAAHTKAIRKVSPETAKVYKSLSEWVMRHAAKRT
- a CDS encoding CPBP family intramembrane metalloprotease — its product is MKKAHWVFRIFTNPVSRIVFGMVFVALPIQGVQELSGVLRESNGWTDSEGLKLATNILAIFCGFLSYILYARLFERRWPSEISLKGFVPEFGKGLGFGALLFSTTMLILWVGGFWTLEGTNSIWATATALGISLAGFFEELLVRGVLYRILEESLGTWIALVLSAAFFGFVHMANPNATLGAGIALALEAGLLLAAAYSLTGRLWFATGLHVAWNYTQGGIFGLPISGNEMTGVLRGTVSGPNWISGGEFGVEASWIAVAVCLIATAVILRLVVQRGLVKAPFWKLNVGVDGNPPALVDQL
- a CDS encoding response regulator encodes the protein MAEITKKILWADDEIDLLEAHVLFLGSHGYQVTPVTNGDDALSKVDSDTFDCVLLDEHMPGLDGLETAERIKDKRPDLPVIMITKSEEETLMDDALGAKIADYLTKPVNPTQILVALKKVIDKSAIEQRIATRDYLQEFREITMKLMENPGWQEWADIHARLSWWDIEMDRLPDEGLKQSLEGQRSECNVEFGKFIEKNYEDWLWNQKERPPLSVDVVEKFVAPRLRAGEKVLYLVMDCMRYDQWMAIEPLLYDNFRVSRDFHYSILPTATPYSRNALFAGMFPSEIDKEIPGLWQSADEDEGSSNRFERQLLDMQLERLKITVEPEPRYVKVLDPEEAANTAKKVSQFFDRKLVSMVFNFVDMLGHGRSHSDILREMLPHEAGYRSVIKAWFEHSSLRQILQSFAKQGWTVIVTSDHGSIRGQKGAKVISDREASTSLRYKYGRNLRVDKRQAIVVPQPENFKLPKRGMNTGYIVAKENYYFVYPTNYNKYLSLYKDSFQHGGVSLEEMILPVAVLEGKGN